TATGAGGCTGCCTGCACCTCAGCTAATGGAGCCTGCCCAGGAGTTCCCTGAAATCCCACCGGCAGAGCCACAGGAAATAATCATTGATGACGATGACGACAAATGCCGGACCTTTCTGGAAATTGGTAAGGAAAGGGATTCCCCACCCCCTGctcttggtttctttttgagAACTCAAGTTCTCTCATGGCTCTAGGGTAGTTTGGAGTTACCAGTTCCCTAAACATAATAGACACGGCCAGATGTCCTCCCAAATGACCTGGAATTTGTGCCCTCCAGCCGTAACTTACACCAGTGCTAGCATTTGTTCCCTTCACAAACAGTTTGATTTCAGCCCCGTGACAAGGGATCTGGGTAGCCTCACTTCCTTGGTGGGTAGACAGAAGGGAGCAGTGTGGAGATCCACAAAAATATCTTCAATAAGTATCAAGTTCACTTAGCATCAAGTGATAGTGTTTTATTCAATGTGAAGGGATAAGGAGTGGGGACTGAGGATGGGGATAGGACTGGCCGATGGCTATGAACAGAGACTCTGAAGAGAAGAACGGAGGAAACTCTTTGGAACGGGCTTTTGGTTCCCTCCGATGTGGCGGGTGTGTGAACCTGAGGCACTTGCCACCGAATCGCAGAGGATGATGTCAGAATGGGCAAGGCTGCTTAGGGTATACATTGGATTAAAATCCATTGCAACTTACACGCCATGTGGAGCAGTAGAGATGGCCAGTACTTAAGAAAGAGAAGCGAACCCAGGCTGTCTGCTAAGGCATTAGGACCGCAGGAGCAGGCAGGGAGCAAGTAAGGGCTAGGGTATTTTACCTTGTGGTCCTGAGGTCGGCAGGCAAAAGCAATGGCTGGTAGTGACTTGTGTTGTTTTCAGCAAATGCACGACTACACTTCAGTGAAAATCAAAATGGACAGATAATCTAAGATGGCTGCAAAATCAGTACAATCagtgcaaaacacacacacacacacacagacagacacacacacactggtaatATGTAGGAAAGTTCGTTGGTCTCCATTTGAAAAGACTAGCAAGATTTTCTTGGTGATTTGCTTTCCAGGTAAATATGTCCCTTTAAGATCCATGTGGAACTCTCTCAGTTCATCAACTTTAAGCTTGGATATAGTCTACATCTGCTTCCGCAGATGACAGGAGACTAGCTTTTCACTAAGCATAGTAGGTTCCTGCCAGCCTTCCCCTTGTAGTCTGTAAAGCGAAACAAGACAGCATTGGTCAGGGGCTCCTGGCAAAGGAACCCTAACTGAGagggaaatggatggagagaCTTCTTCTGTACAAAACAGCAGACTGAATGATCTCTGATACGGTTTGTGGTGACGTTTTCAActgccctccctcttccttctagCATGCAATAGCAGAGCCCCGCTGGAGCTTGTAAGACAGACGGAAGTGGAAGGACTGCTGGCTTCTCCACACATAGGCCAGTTACCACACTCTAGCAGGAAGAGAGGGATTCAGTAGAAGCCAGGGAAGAAAGGGACGAGAAAGGGAGACTTCATCAAGGAGGGGAGGTCACTGGTGCTACCTGAGGGCTTCCACCTACACTCAGAATATCTATTTTCCATAGAACATAGGAACACCTGCCGTTTCCATCCCTCCTCTCAGCTTTTGATGTTGGGAGGGGGAAAATGAACAGATGTTAGCACAGATTAAAGGGACAGGTCCATTTTCTGCTTTGCTCACAGAGTACCCTTTAGCCAACGAGTACAAAACTCTGGAACCTCCTGGTGAAGAACCCCCAGAAGAGCTGCTGACTGTCTTCAGTGAGCCTGAGGAAGACCAGATGTCCTCAGAAAACCAGAACCAATGGGAGATGCCGGGGACCTCCTGGCAAGTACGGGAGACTCACAGCACTGGAGTCCAGACACAGGCTCCTCCCGATGAGAAGCCTTTCTCTAATGAGCAGTTAGGGCTGTGTTCTGCTCACCGGCAGCAACACAATAGCTGCCTGGAAATTCGCACAGGAAAAATAGCTAAAAAGGGTCCTGGAGATAGTGCAGGGACCTCCCGTGGCTCAGACACCTATAGGTGCCAGTTGGTTTCCCAGGAGGAGAGTACCCATGAGCGTGCAATGCCTGGCACTTCATCTACTCAGGCGGCAACTGTTAgcgagacagaggcagacaattTTGACCAAGAAAGAGAGCAATGTAGGCTGTGTAAGAGGGAGTTTATGTATAATTTGGGCCTGGTAGAACGTGGGCAAACTCAGACCGTTCTCAAACACCAGTGCTCTGTCTGTGGCAAAGGTTTTAAAGGAAAGTCACGTGTTACTGCACACCTAGTGACACACACTCACGAGAGACCATTTTTATGCCAACACTGTGACAAAAGCTATAAACACAAGTCCAGCCTGCTGAGACACGTAAAAATCCACAAGAGAGGGAAAGAGCACAAGCAAAGCCAGGGTTCTCAGGGCCCCGCGCACGATGCAAACCAATAGCTCACCCACCTGCAAGGTTCACAGCACAACTCCCCAAGCTGTGTTGATGAAAGCAAGATCCCCTAATGAGGGCTTGCTGCCTCATAAGAGCCTCTGGGCTGTCTTGGGAGGATAGTGCTGTGTGAACTTATTTCAGAGTGGAGCTTTGCTTTTAGCTAGATGCAAAACCTGCCTTCCAAGGCTTCCTAATGCTAGAGAGCCACCTACTCCCCACCTACTCCCCACCTACCTGCATGTGATTTTCTGGGCctggtaggattttttttttttgcttttaatacGGATATTGTTTATTCCAAAACAGTACCCATTTCACAAATACTGTGATAATGGAATACAGATCGCATACATTGTTCATACCTTAAATGAAAACTATTGACATGCAAGCCCTGTACTGAAGTAAGTTGTCAGTAGCTTCAAGTGTCAAATTTTCCTTGTTATTCTAAATGATGGTAACAGCTAGTTTTGTTTTGGCTAGACCTAGGAAGGGACATTCAGGCCTTGCACATGCAAAGCAAACACTCTTATCACTGAGCTCCATCTCTAGCTCaggtaaggtttttttttttttttcttttttcttttctggtgctTGGGAGTGACTTTAGGGCTTTGTACATGCAAAacaaactctaccactgagctaactccaTCTCTAGCTTtggtggtttatttttgtttttctttactagTGCTGGGGAGTGACTTTAGGGCCCTGTGCATGCAAATcaaacactaccactgagctagctccatctctaggccagtcagggttcTGAATTTGTCACCTCTAACTGTGTTCACTCCCCTGTAATTGGAGGTTATATTCTTGTTTGCCCTGTAGTCACGATCTGTTGTTGAGCTTCTGTGTTTTCCTCCCTGCTTTTTGGTTCAGAAGTTGACCAATGTTATGGCTTTGCTGATACGCTTCTGTTAATGCTGCAATTTAATCAATAAACAAGCTTCTGTTTCAGCTTTgcctcagtttttatttttttgaagactTGTATCCCTTGGGCCAGAACAAAAACACCATGTGCACTTGAGGAGGGTGGTCTGGGGACTCTGAGAGAGGATTTTTAGTTATTAAATGCATGCCTGGTCCCTGGTGCCCTGGCAGGGTCGTAGTGTTCCTTAGGTAAAATGCTCGTGTTTCTCGTCCCGATTTTTTTCAATATCACAGAACAAATTTTAACAGGTGTTTAGCTTTTAGGCTGGCAGTAAACACCAAAGACTCAACTTTGGACCTAGGAGGAGCCTGTCCTCTCAAAGCTAGTTAAATAAGGCCCAGCCTCAGGAGTCCGTCTTTGCCTTTCGTCCCGAGAGTGGAGGGGACTGTGCTGTTTTCTAAGGTGTTTGCAGTCGGAACTTCTGGCGTTAGGAGGGCTTACTTCTCAGCACACCAAACTTGCTCACCCAGAGCAACAAGGGAAAGGTGGGAAAATCAGTGCCCTGGTGGATCAAAAAAGTCTAGAATATTATTGCACTCTGGCGTCTGCTGTCCCTGTCACTTTTTGGCgggaaacagccttcctccagGAAGCTCCAGGCAGTGGAGCTGCATTCTTCTGTTTGCTGTCATACCTAACCCCCAGGCCCAGACTTAAGTATTCTTAAGTATAACCAGGGTTCACACTCCAGGCCCAgttcctgcttctttcttagtTCTCTGTAACGCATAAGACTTTCTTAAGCTTTTATGCTGAGTGGTGTCGGCCCCACTTCTCGCAAGCTATCGCATCCGGCTGGCGGAAGAATTTTCTTCTCTCATCTAGTTGTTTACCATTTATGTGGTCAGAGAGAATGCCTCAGCTGTCCAGCCTGGGCTAGGATCACATGGCTAAAGAGAGGGGATGTTAAGATATGACAGACGTATACAATGTCTGTCTTTAACTGACATCTCAGATGCTGAACACGAGAACAAAGTTTTGAGAGTTGACTTCAAACACTAAAATATGAAATCCACCAAGAAAGCCAGGGAAGGCTTGTTGGCCCTGAGAATAATAGCCCTCTGAATCTAACCAGCACTGGGCTTGATAGAATTCGTTCCTCCATGTCTTTCCCACTCTGTCCCCATCCTAAGAAGTgaggtgtggagacaggaggcaaTGAGAGACAGGAGCTTCTCCTGTTTGAGGTGGGAGAGAGCTGTCTGAGGTGGCAGGATCTCTCGGGATGCTTATCCACTCTGTGACTTCAGGATGTTAGTGTCACAGTGATACCCGTGAAGCAAAGAAGCACGCAAGCCTGGCAGAGGAGActgtggcttcttcttcttcaggattTGCATTGTAAAACCGAAACACGCTGTAGTCACTCGCATCTTCCTGGCGTTTATCAGATTAACGTCGAAGGGATGTCTCAGTTCTTGTGATGGTTTTAGAACGGGGGGGAGTGCTTTTCCGCCAACCTGTGTGTGCCAGAAagttttgtcaacctgacacaaagtTGGagccacctgggaagaggaaccctCAAATGAGGAACTGCCTCCACCAGGCAGGGCTGTAAGCACGTCTgctggaaattttcttttataaaacagaTTTATTGTCTTTACATTTTTCGTAGAGAATAGTTTGAGcatattctttctctcctgcACCTCCCAGCCTGCCCAACTTGTGTTCGTTCTCtctaaataaaatagagaaaaaaaaccaaagcaaacaaacataagcCCAAAATGACAGACgctgcaaaataaaacaaaagcccacAAAAAATCCTGGAGACCGTTTTGTATTGCCCAGTTACTTTGGAGTGTGGGACGTGCCATTGACTGTGGTTGATGCATTCAGTGCCGTTCTACTGGGGAAAAcagattttccctctcccatcaTGTGTCAGTTGCAAACAGTTTCTTGGTTAGAAGTGGGACTTTCAGATTTTCCCTCTCCCGTCATGTGTCAGTGTGGTTGATGTATTCAGTGCTGTTCTActggagaaaacagattttccctctcccatcaTGTGTCAGTTGCAAACAGTTTCTTGGTTAGAagtgggactttgtgtccacttccccctttgcatgctgggattttgcctggcttgaacctgtgcaggccttgtgcatgctgtcgcagtctctgtgagtccatcaGCGTGTCAGTTTTGTTGTGGCTGGCAGATGCTGTTCTcttggagtcatccatcaccCCGGGTTACTCTAATCTTTCTGTCTCATCTTTTGCATAGGTCCCTGAACCTTGAGGGGAGGGGCTTGCTGAAGGCATCCGATTTAAGGTTGAGTGTGTCAAACTCTCTCAGTCTCTGCACATTGTGTGGCGGTGACT
The sequence above is a segment of the Chionomys nivalis chromosome X, mChiNiv1.1, whole genome shotgun sequence genome. Coding sequences within it:
- the LOC130867511 gene encoding zinc finger protein 449-like, with the protein product MAARRKSAVQVSPSCHQGPQPQERDTPWEAFHRRFSQFQYEEAAGPRDAFCRLWELCSQWLKPQTRSVEQILALLVTEKFLQILPADMESSASMRSLETRERLFTLIEELRRDNGEAENNINIGDMILEELVPMGPLVTPSNMHMRLPAPQLMEPAQEFPEIPPAEPQEIIIDDDDDKCRTFLEIEYPLANEYKTLEPPGEEPPEELLTVFSEPEEDQMSSENQNQWEMPGTSWQVRETHSTGVQTQAPPDEKPFSNEQLGLCSAHRQQHNSCLEIRTGKIAKKGPGDSAGTSRGSDTYRCQLVSQEESTHERAMPGTSSTQAATVSETEADNFDQEREQSFFLVFETLDGFASISDVEADSG